Genomic window (bacterium):
GCCTCGCGGGTGGGTGGAAGGCACCGGAAATGCTAACCGAACAAAGTCCAAGATTACAGAGAAATCAAGGGTTGCGCCGCCCCTGGCCTGAAAAATGCGCATTTCCGCAACTTCGTGGGGCGACGCAAAAAGGGGACGGCCCGGGACTCCTTTCCCGGACCGTCCCCCGGCCTCGCGGTCCGGCCGTGCCGGGCGGGGCCGTCAGCGGAAGAGGGACTTCACCGCGCCGAAGCTGCGGGCCTCCACGGCGACCGAACCGCAGACGTTGGGCAGGCCCGGTGTCGGGACGCAGCCCGTGCTGCCCGGCTCGAGGGAGCCGGTGTAGGGCCACAGGCCGTCGAAGAGCACCCAGTCGAACATGTCCGCCTGCCAGCCGCAGCTGCGGTCGTCCTCGGCCATGTGGTCCTCGTAGTGGGCGACGTACATGAGTTCGAGTTCCTCGCTGCCGGGGATCGAGCGCAGGAGCCGCACGACGTCACCGCCGTTGTTCAGGCTGAAGCCGGTCGTGCTGTAGCCGTTGGCCGCCTGCCAGGCGACGGCGTCCGAGCCGTAGAAGACCGCGATGCCTTCGGGCGCCAGCTCGCCGAA
Coding sequences:
- a CDS encoding lamin tail domain-containing protein, producing the protein MTPCPLHPRARRRARPLRAAVLLAALLLVGVAGAASAQEPLIINEILADPASDWDGDGLVDFKGDEWIEVRNVGPDMIDLSTYWLRDDTGTEPHLQLFGELAPEGIAVFYGSDAVAWQAANGYSTTGFSLNNGGDVVRLLRSIPGSEELELMYVAHYEDHMAEDDRSCGWQADMFDWVLFDGLWPYTGSLEPGSTGCVPTPGLPNVCGSVAVEARSFGAVKSLFR